One stretch of Castor canadensis chromosome 12, mCasCan1.hap1v2, whole genome shotgun sequence DNA includes these proteins:
- the Noto gene encoding homeobox protein notochord, whose amino-acid sequence MPSPEPLQPAPLGAQIQPPVPASPELPRTPRASRRLESSFSVEAILARPDASAQAASPPPVSACAAPSLWTAPPGPPASVLSWAYPATWLPTYLSVGVYPLCPQPSVPVLRVAHFCGLQGLGVTGLDLAHYPGLLGPPDLAPTEDLQDTERHQKRVRTMFNLEQLEELEKVFAKQHNLVGKKRAQLAARLHLTENQVRIWFQNRRVKYQKQQKLKLPATPAIAVSLDEPSSSSDSSKDAESETDN is encoded by the exons ATGCCTAGCCCAGAGCCCCTGCAGCCCGCTCCCTTGGGAGCTCAGATCCAGCCCCCAGTGCCCGCGTCCCCAGAGCTCCCGCGCACGCCCCGCGCTTCCCGACGTCTCGAGTCCTCTTTCTCCGTCGAGGCCATCCTGGCGAGGCCCGATGCGAGTGCGCAGGCCGCCTCCCCGCCACCCGTCTCCGCCTGCGCTGCTCCGAGCCTCTGGACCGCTCCCCCGGGACCTCCAGCCTCGGTTCTGTCCTGGGCATACCCGGCGACATGGCTGCCCACTTACCTGAGTGTAGGTGTCTACCCGCTGTGTCCCCAGCCTTCAGTGCCGGTGCTGCGCGTGGCTCACTTCTGCGGCCTCCAGGGCCTCGGCGTCACAG GCTTGGATCTGGCTCACTACCCTGGCCTCTTGGGCCCTCCAGACTTGGCTCCTACTGAGGACCTTCAGGACACTGAGAGACACCAAAAGAGGGTTCGAACTATGTTTAACTTGGAGCAGCTGGAAGAGCTGGAGAAAGTGTTTGCAAAACAGCACAATCTGGTGGGGAAGAAGAGAGCCCAGCTGGCAGCCAGGCTCCATCTTACAGAGAACCAG GTGAGGATCTGGTTCCAAAACCGCAGGGTCAAGTATCAGAAGCAGCAAAAGCTAAAACTGCCAGCCACACCTGCCATTGCTGTCTCTCTGGATGAGCCTTCCAGTAGCTCCGACAGCAGCAAAGATGCTGAATCAGAGACAGACAACTGA